The Lepidochelys kempii isolate rLepKem1 chromosome 2, rLepKem1.hap2, whole genome shotgun sequence genomic interval GGCAGGTGACACTGAAATCTAACTTGGTCAGCATATATTTTTCTACAGCTAGTGTTGCCTTTACAACATAGGCTCCTTTAACTTTAAAAGTAGGAGTTTATACATAATTCTGATACCAGGATTCCTGCCAATGACTTCTGAAAGCACCATGATTGTTTCTATAGGCCTTCTCTAATCCTTAACTTAATTTGTTAACAAATCAGTTTTATTATTCATCTTTTGAGATGTTAATTTTGCAAATGCTTTTTAATAATATTTCCAATCTAATTTTTCAAACATACTAAATTGTCTGTCATTGCTACTGTTTGGTTTGTGTTCCAGGTTATTGAATTAGTTCAGAAGTATGGTCCAAAACGCTGGTCTTTAATTGCAAAACACCTAAAAGGGAGAATAGGCAAGCAGTGCAGAGAGAGATGGCATAACCATCTCAATCCTGAGGTAAAGAAATCTTCATGGACAGAAGAAGAGGACAGAATAATCTATGAAGCTCACAAGCGTTTGGGAAACCGATGGGCTGAAATTGCAAAACTTCTTCCTGGAAGGTGCTTTTCAACGTATTTTTTGTATTAAACGTAAGAAAGTGTATGAAAGCCAGTCGTTACAAGGTCTTTCCAAAATCCATGTAACTATTGTAAAGGtaatcaaaccaaaaaaaaaatatatatctccaCGGAAACCTCATTGTCTTCCTATGGATTTTGCAGTGTTTGCCAAAATTTAAGTTCTGCTTAAAAAACCAACAAAGCTTATGTCTTCTAGTTAAAGATAACTCTCATGATTAAGCAGTGTTTTCTTGTCTGTTGCCAGACCCACAAAAACATTATCAGCTGGAGTAATGTGATCTTCCTCCATTTATATCGTTCAAATGTCAACACTATTAACTGTTTTACTAATAAATACAACACCCATCTCATCCTGATTTTCCATCTGTTTTTAAGGCTATTGCAAGGCAAAATGTTACTAGAATATGTGCATATTCTGACATCCAAAAAGGTGATTAAATGTGATGTGGATACATTTTGGCTTTTCACTGAAGACAcatgccccagaaacacccaaTCTTAAACAAACTTTGAAAAAGATCTTGGGCAAGCTTACCGTAATTAAAGTGTTCTAAAGTGCAATTTCTGATCTTTCTAGGTTTTTATTTCGTTTTATCCACAGGTTAGCTAATGTGTGACAAATTCACAGCCAGATTGTGAGCCCCTTACTCAGACTGCTAAATTAATTGTATGAGTACttcagttgaagtcagtgagatttcTTATGTAACTGCTCGACAGTGTGAGTAAAGGGCTTGCTAACTGTCCATTTGTTACAAGTTTTGAAATGTATTCTACAAAAATCTGCAGataccctctttttttttttaatttaaatccttactcttactctgcaagtagtctaatgaacttcagtgggactgaagTGCGGGGTATTCATCTTGAGTAATGTTGCAAGAATCTGGCCTCTATGTGTGGTAGTTAGCTGAGAAGGTATCTAATGAATTTTTGGgtgattctattttttttttttaaagaaattttagATCCAAAAGTAATTGTCTAAAGTTCTGCAGGAATTaaattgtgtgtttttttttttttttacaactttaTATTTGATAACGTTAGAGGTGAAAACAGTATGGTCATATAGCATATCCAGCTGTTGAGGTATCCAGTCAAGAAAAAGATGTTCCTCACCGGTTAGGGAAGTGGTAAAATGTATGtgataaatgaaaaaaattattggTGTAATTTACAATGTTTgcaatgtggtggtggtggtggtttgtaaAGTTGTGTAATTTACCTAATTAAAAATATGTTCCTGAAATAATTTGGTTTCCATATCTTCCTACTATATGACTTTGTTTTAGGACAGACAATTCAATAAAAAATCATTGGAATTCCACTATGCGAAGAAAAGTGGAACAGGAAGGATACTTACAAGATGGAATCAAGACTGAGCAGCCTAGTTCATCAAAACTTCAACACAAACCTTGTGCCACTGCAGAACACTTACAAACCCAGAATCAGTTTTACATACCTGTTCAGGCACAAGTAAGTTTTAAATGTACATACAAAAATGCATTAATTGCAGTGTATATTTCTTCTATACTGTTGgcatattataaaatataaattgGTCTCTGAAAAGGCCACCTGTCGACTTAATTTTGACCTAAATTATGTTTTGGAAAAGGAAACATAAAAACCTAGTACTGTTAGAACTGTTTCCATGATATATTTTAAATTCAGTAGGGAAGTTGTTTTCTAACTAAAATTTCCCAGCAGTGTTCCCAAGTCAAACCCTGcaattctaaaatcttgaaagTGCAACTGACTtccttcatttttgttttcacgCTGAAAAAGTACTTCAAAGTTGAAATGCAGACTGGATTTTAAATCGTATCAAGTGTTAGTAACATAGGTaaatttgtttaaaacatttttttttaaattgaatgttGCTTTAAAATGTGACTGCAGTGCAAATTTCAGTCTTCTGCTCAAGCTAAAATCAGGCTACATGGTTTGGCAATTTTTTCCAGTTTCAAAATTATTTATCAAGTTTGAAAATAGACAATCTGTAAAATAAAAGATCATTTAATTGAAGTCCGTTTTCAGCCATTTAGTAATTTAAGTTTTCTAAACTCTCTAATTAAAACTATACTATTTTCTAAAATATGAATCTGTTTGGCTCCCAGTCAGTCTCTAAAGTTGTTTTTTATAATATGCAAAGATAATTTTTTGAATTCTTTTAGATTCCAGGTTACCAGTATGTGTCATCAGAAGGCAGCTGTATAGAACATGTTTCAGCTTCTTCCAACTTTATTCAGGTAATTTTCATTGGCTATTGTAAATGAAATGAGGTTAGAGTTTGACTTATTCTGTCTCATTTCTTAGCCTGATAACCCAAGGATtctgttgtttatttttaaagttttaagtaGTCATATTTTTTTAGTTTAAGGCCTTGACCGTTCAGCTAAATCTCCATTGTACAAACCTCAGATTgtatttgtgccttttttcttgaaaaaGCTGTTGCAACTTTACAGGATCATAGAGTCCTGTACTGAGAAATGAAAGGAGTCCCCATCCTCTTCAAGTGCAGGCTGCAGCTGCTCATCAGAGGATGCCTATGTTCATTTCTGATATTTGGAAATGTGATCAACTAATTTAGATCTGCCCACTAATTAAATCCTTTGGTCTAACGTCTGTCACTGACTAGGTGCATAGCTCCCATTAAATTTAGCCAAAGgctgtgttttgctttttatgTGTGCAGTACATGTATTACTGTAGACCTAAGTAATTGAAAGATTCACCTAAAATGTGTTAAGCCCATGTAGTAAATAAATTACTAAGATGATTTTATTCATATAATTTTTCTCACCTCTTCTGGGTAATCTAAACCTTTGTCAATCTTCACAAATATTGAAGTATTGAGGTAAACTGCATAGAAAAACCAAAAGTTTTATGTTGGATGTATTGGAATTAAGAGCAGAAATAAGTTTGAACTAACTTGttagaaaaaaaaacttgctttGTGAAATGCTCATGATACACTTTGATTTACGTAAGGTATTGAGAATACATTGGTAACATCATAAATATTGTGCGCTGCAAGGAGCCTTCTGTTGGAAATGGCATTCTGGGATATTGTTAGTGGACTAGGAAATGGCAGAAAAGGCATAAATTTGGAAAAATTAAGCTAAATAAACTAACTTTTGTATGGCATTCTCTTCCCACAGTTAGATAGGCATGGATTTCTGTGAAGAACGCCTTTAACTTAACTATAATTTTTGCGATGTAGTtcatctttaaataaaattctgttCCTCCATCCTGCCACCCTGGTGTGGATGCAAACCATGATTGAATGCCCTAGGATGGCCTTGAAAGAAGCAGGCAACACTATTAACCCACTCTAGATATcaatatatatatagagagaaattaaaaatgcCACCTTCTTTTAAGACCCTTTTAAAACTCTGGCTCAGTAACTATATTTGAAACTTATCATTTACATCTATATTGACCACAAGAAACTTGTCTAAGTTATACTTGTTTCCCCAAAAACTTCCTTGTTTTTGTTACAACCAGTCCACTTCCACTGGtgggagcactagtgtagacagaacACCAACAACTGTCAGTGTTTGAAACTCATGTCATGCAGATCTATTCTGAGTAGGGTTAACCGTGCAGGTGCTTAAAATGCAGGTGGTCATCTGGAGTGTGCTCTAGACTTCTGTTTCCCTGGGTACTTCCACTAGAGCTAGAACTGAGGAATTGGTGAACATTCAGCACGCTATACTAGGCTTTTATGACAAAAACAGAACTAAAACTTATTAGCAAGCTAGCATGATTTTCTGCATGAATAGACTGAAAATCAGACAAATCTGTCTGTACTGGGCACTGAAATCATGCCAAAACCATGCAATTGGCAACCTTATTCTAAAATGGTTGTCAAGCATGGCTTTGTAGCTTACATAGTTCTGCTCCCAGCATGTGCAGGATGTAAGAAAGTAGAAGTCTAGCTAGTAAAGGGAGGCCTTACATTTATTGAGTTCTATTAACAGCTTCTATCCTGTTTTCTAAATACCCTTTTCAGCATCCATTTGTTGATGATGATcctgataaagaaaagaaaataaaggaactTGAGTTGCTCCTTATGTCAGCTGAGAATGAAATCAGAAGAAAGCGAGTATCATCTGTAAGGACTGTGCATTTGTATACATATGTGCATTGGCTTTACACCAAGATTGATCAGCAGTTCGTTAATGGATGCTAGTAATTCTAGAATAGCTTTAATATGCTCTTCCAAAACTGATCAAACTTGGTGTACGTGTAGGACTTTAATTTGGGGAATgtacattatttttcttttaacatagtgtTTTTAACCTATGGTAAGTACTGTGGTATAGTCAAGTGCTTTTTTTCCATAATCCTAGAGCAAGAGATGACTTTCTGAATGGCAATTTCACCTGCTACTGGTTTTACTCAGCCCTAATTTGAGATCCACTCCAGCAACACTTCATGTACTGAGTAATTGTGTTACTTTCAAAGGGGTAACCATGTGAATAAGGGCTGTaagattttgttgttttttaaaaacagcccaGAATTCAAAGTACTTATTTCCTTGGATAAACCATTTAGTTGATCAACATAGGTAATGAAAAATGCCTATATTTTGCTATATCTGATTTTTCTACTATTGACTCTCAGAAAAGATAGCAAAGGAGACCTATGGTtcgagccctaccaaattcatggtccattttggttaatttcgtggtcatgggattttaaaaattgtaaatgtcatcatgatttcagatatttaaatctgaaatttcatggtggtgtaactAGAGGTCCTTACGCAAAAGAGGATTGTAGGGGTGTGGTtgcaagattattgtaggggggtGGGTTTGTGGTATTATCATCCTTACTTCTgttctgctgctggtggcagcactacattcagagctgggtggctggagagcagttgCTTCTGGCTGGAaacacagctctgaaggcagcagactGCCCAAGTAAGGATAGCATGGTATGATACTGTCACCCTTCTGCGTTGCTGCCCCCTGGACGTCTGGAAAGTGGAAACTGCTGGCCAAGGGCCCAGCGCTGAAGGCAGCAGCGAAGAAGTAAGGGTGGGACAGTATGGTATTGTTGCCCTTAAATCTGTGCTGCTGCTAGTCTCTGGccacccagcactgaaggcagcgcagatgtaagggtggcaataccgtgacccccctacaataaccttgcaaccccccacccccgcaacccctttttgggtcaggacccccagtttgagaaacgttGGTCTCCCACATGatatctgtatagtatagggtaaaagtacacaaaagattAGATTTCACGGGAGAGGCCAGttttcacagtccatgacgtgtttttcatagctgtgaatttggtagggccctacctatggtCCAGTAAAACATTAGTGTCCTCTGCAGTTCCTACATGTATTTACAATACCAAACACCACAGGGTTCATAAAgggacatttatttaaaaaaaaatactttctccTGCCATGCAAACTTTAATGACCGATAAAGGGGAAGTGAGTTGTGAAGAAGCAAAATTTGCAAGAGACAAAGTTATTTAAGTTAGGACCAGCAAggactgtgaggaacttcaggAAAGACTGAAACAATCTAGGTGAGTGGGCAATGCAATTACATATGAAATTCAGTGtcaataaatgtaaagtaatgcacactggaggggaaaagagaagagtaaCAAGGACGATCAAGGGCCTGAAAACACTATCATATGAAAAAAGTTGGGGATTGTTTACCGTAGAAAGGAGACAGATAAGAGGGAGGGGACATGATGcatgtatataaaataatgaatggcataTATAAAGGTAGAtcaggaacttctgttctccATCTCTCAAcataagaacaaggggacattatatgaaattaaaaggtagtaaattcaaaactgatgaacttttttcacacaacactTATTTAGACTATAGAGCTtgttgccacaggatgttgttgaTGCCAAGAAATTAGCAAGTTTGGAAAAGGGAATGGATGCTAATGTGAATATCAAAAATATCCAGAGTTGTCATTTAATGATGAATTTTGGAAGGAATATGAAAccttatgcttcagggcttaaaacGATTCTCTAATGGAGACCCTGATGATAGCTAACTTTGAGATCCAGGGGGAAACAGCAGactatcccacatctgcctactgtggaCTTCTTTCCTCCTCAAAGCTGTGGTAcctgccactgtcagagataggatactggactagatggactctGGTCCGATCCAGTATGATAATTCCAATGTCTCTTCATAAGCACTGTGTTATGATGGTGAATGAGAAGTTGGAAATGAAGTAGACTATAAACAAAAATGAACATCTCTTTATTAGTCAGCTTACTGTCTTACTGTTTAGGAGAGTGGGGAAGCTTACATCACCAGTGATTTTCAACGTGAGCAATAGGGAAccatacataaatatatatgaaatAGAATTTCAGTCACAGTAATGAGTAGAGGTTAAAGGAATAAATGTAAGAGAAGGGGAATGTTGAGTGTCTCCTGTAAACTTAAGGGAAATAAGAATGTAATTGAATTACTTCAGAAAGTAAGTTGGCTGGGGAAAGGTGGGGAAATCACTGAGCTGAATAAAACTGTTGTAGAGTACATCCACTGGAGAATGGTAAAAGTTcagtctgaaacaaaatattactATGCAATGTGTCCATAATAGTGTGTTTATGAAACCTGCCCCAAAATCATGTTTCTGATTTATTTTCAATTTCAAATTTGAATAAAACATCAACCCATTTCTATTATACTACTAGCAAGCTGGAAGTTTCTCTAGCTGGTCTGGAAGCTTCATCATGGAAGATAGCATGTCTAATACGCTAAATAGCCTTGGGGAACAAACAAATGAGTTTTACAGTATGGATGAAGCCCAGGGTACAGCTGCCCAGCAGAATTCACCCACCAAGTACCTAGCTGTGGAGGCAAATGCAGTGTTATCATCTCTACAGACCATTCCAGAATTTGCAGAGACACTAGAGCTTATTGAATCTGTAAGTTGGGATGGGTGATTCTCTAGTTTTCAATAAAGATGTAATCCATTTATATTTGGGTATGTTCATATTTGCCCAGTACATATGTAAAATGTTTGAAATTACTTCATACAGTACCAGATAGGTATAGTTTCACTACTGTTGATTGCTTTGCTTTCTTGGAAGTCATGAGTGAATTGTACTGAAAACAAACTATATAAAATTATCTGGTTGTGTAAGAGGGGTAGGGGAAATATTTAATCCAGAGAGTAATGCCTTAGTTACAATCTTGATATAACTGAGTTACATTGACATTTTTTACTggaatgccagaagctggggtaGCTGGTGGTTATAACCAAACAACCAATCTTAATTGCATCAAGCTACTTCTGTCTGGACTGTAAATGTATGTCTAAATTAGATTGTGTGTGATTGGGGTGAGTAATGAATATATTTTTGTAGCTTTTAAAATGTGAGAATTAATACTGAATATATAACTTCTCTTAATGAATTATAACTGGTTTCCAAAGCTCATATATAGAATGCAATATAATGAGAAAAACTGTTGCTGACTTGAAATATTCCAAACAGGAACTTTGCGATCTACAACTTCCACTTGGAACATTTCAGATAAGCAAAAATTTAGCTAAAACGTGAGTATGTTCATGCCTGAGTGTCTTGTATCCTTACATTGTAGGATCCAGTAGCATGGAGCGATGTCACCAGCTTTGACCTTTCTGAGGCTGCTAATTCCCCTATCAAACCTGCTCCAGTAACATTAATGAGGATTCAACACAATGAAGGGGCTATGGAGTGCCAGTTTAATGTCAGTGTTGTTCTTGATGGCAAAAAAAATAGTTGTAGCAGCGGAGAAGAAGAGATTCTTTCAACATCTCCTTCCATAGCCAAGTTCAGCACTCCACCTGCTATcctcaggaagaaaaaaagattgCGAGTTGGACAGTCACCAGTCAATGAGCTGAATGATGGGTCATATAATGATGCTGTCAATGTTGCACTAAAACAAACACCAGTGAAAACACTACCCTTTTCCCCATCACAGGTATAAATTTTTTTAATACAGCTAGAAAGCTAGGATTGCAATGAACTGACACAAATTGCAGGATTTCTTGAATACATTGTACCTTAATTGAATGTATTAGGAAATGGCTTAGAACGTGTTAAAGGATTAGCTGAATTAACGAGAGAGTTTTAATATGGAAGAAAtgggttattttaaaaatggggaaattggTTACCTGATTTCCTTTCTGGGACTGACCTCTACTGCAGCTTGACAACTAGGCTTCACTTTTCTACCAGCACATACTGGAGGTAGTTCAGATTTGACTGTGTAGCTACAGGGCCttgccacattttttttttttttttaaagaaaattcaaATTGAGGTTTCACTAGTAAATTCAGCTCATATTGTGGGGATAGAAGCGCATAAATTTTAAACAAGTTGTTAGGGATCTTCAGTGGAAATCACGTAgggaaatttgttttttttattgctcAACATAATGTAGGAGTTCATGTTTTGTAAGTTGGTTTagtttttcttttagtttttcaaCACATGCTCTGGAAATGAACACTTTAACCTTGAAAATCCTGCATTTACATCAACTCCAATCTGTGGGCAGAAAGTTCTTATTACAACTCCTCTCCACAAGGAAATGACACCAAAAGACCAAAAGGAAAATGCAGGGTAGGATGACACTAAAGATCAGATGTTGAAATAAAAGCAAGATTCTGAGACTATGCAAAGCCAATTTCGCTGTATATGcaactattaatatttttaaaaggaagtttaAATATTTACATGCAAACATAAATCCACCTTGTTTTTCTTTGATTTCCCAAGAAGCGActattatatttaattttaattttccctTAATCTTTTTAATATTGTACTAAATGAAAATTAGTTGAGATGTACGTGGGGCAAATGCAGTGACATATTTGATTGATTTGTGTGTGTCTATGTACTCCATTTTATAAAGAAGTAAACAACAGTTAATTTTGATAGAGTTAAACTTATATGACAAATCCATCAGAAATCATGAAATGTTAAAATACGTATGAACATTTTTCTCTGCTTGGATAGTTTTAGAACTCCAACAATTAGAAGATCTTTACTGGGTACCACACCAAGGACTCCAACTCCTTTTAAGAATGCTCTAGCTGCTCAGGAGAAAAAATATGGCCCTCTCAAAATTGTGGTATGTGATCTCTTTGCCTGTTTGTTAATGTTTCTCTTAAGTGGGTCTGAATACCCTCACCATACAAAATAGTGACTTACAAAGTGAGCCTTAACacgaacatttaaaaaaaaattagtaaaattATTAGTGTTGTTGAAAGGTGTAGCACTTTCCAATCCTCGAAGATAgtcttctgtttatccacaggACAGTTACAGCCTGGGGCAGCAACAGTGCAGGCTTCCCCTTTCTGCCCCACCAGTATGCTCCAATCATTTTTTTGAAGGGACCATCTCTAGGGGGTAAAAGATTCAGACCCCATGCTCATTCAATTTATAtcctctaagggcttgtctacactactgcttaagtcgatATATCTTATGTCACTCGGGTGTGAAAACCCCCCTCCGCCCCGCAGTGATGTAAGTTACTTTGACTTAAAGCGGAGTCTACACtagatgctctcccattgacatagcttctgcctctcgttgAGGTGTAGTAattaagttgacgggagagcgctttcGCGTTGATGTAGCGCATCTTCATAAGCTGCACTACatcagtgctgctgcagcacGGTGGTGAGGACAAGTCCTAAGAATACCAACAAGATTAGACGTAAGAATTTTCTGTGTGTTCTTGAATCACTATACATTAATCAGTTCTCATGCATATAGCTTGGAATTATGCATGTGATAATGCCAtgatctaaaaatattttaattgtccTTATTTTGGAATCAAACCATGTTTTCCAGGCCAGAGGGTATGAACAGGTGGTGATCTTTCACTTAGATAATTGGATGACAATGGAACCTTTCTGAGCTGGTGCAGATGAAAGTGTGGGTGACTAACTTCGTTATTTAGAAAACTGTCACTTTTTGACACTTAAAAACCAAGTTAGCCCTGGTGTAAAAGGGTGCAATTTCTAGTCAGTGGTAATTCAGCCTCCTCACACCAAGACTGAATCTGGTCCTTAAGCTTCTGCTCTCTGACCTAAGCTCTCAATAAATACTTTTTTTGGTAGTGATTAATATTTAGAAGTGGAGTGTCTTTCATCCTTAGTTgtatgttcttaaaataaaatctggAATATTCTGAGAAAAGGGAGCTTTCATGAAATCTACGACTGAGTCCCATATCTTTATATAAAACGTCAGTGTGTTTGCTTTGAGTCTTCTGGCTTTTGAGGGTAACTTCTCTTTGCTATTATGACTATGTATAGCTTTATACCTATGCATTTTCAAACTAAGTCTGCTCATTTTAGCTTTGCCTCTTCCTGCTGAATTGCTTGCTGGTGCACAGGAATCTTTTGAATTCAATTgattttagggctgtcgattaattgcagttaactagcaattaactcaaaaaaattaatcgctgttttaattgcactgttaaataatagaatacattttcaaatgtattgatttcaattacaacacttaatacaaagtgtacagtactcacattttatttttattacaaatatttgcactgtaaaaatgataaacaaaataaatatttttcaattcaccttatacaagtaccatagtgcaatctctttatcctgaaagcacaacttacaaatgtagatttctttttttgttacgtaactgagctcaaaaacaaaacaacgcaaaactttagagcctctaagtccactcaatcctacttcttgtttagccaatcgctaagagaaacaagtttgtttacatttatgggggATAATGCTGCCcgattcttatttacaatgtcagctgaaagtgagaacagatgttcacg includes:
- the MYBL1 gene encoding myb-related protein A isoform X2; translation: MAKRPRSEEEDDDLQYADHDYEVPQQKGLKKICNRVKWTRDEDDKLKKLVEQNGTDDWTFIASHLQVIELVQKYGPKRWSLIAKHLKGRIGKQCRERWHNHLNPEVKKSSWTEEEDRIIYEAHKRLGNRWAEIAKLLPGRTDNSIKNHWNSTMRRKVEQEGYLQDGIKTEQPSSSKLQHKPCATAEHLQTQNQFYIPVQAQIPGYQYVSSEGSCIEHVSASSNFIQHPFVDDDPDKEKKIKELELLLMSAENEIRRKRVSSQAGSFSSWSGSFIMEDSMSNTLNSLGEQTNEFYSMDEAQGTAAQQNSPTKYLAVEANAVLSSLQTIPEFAETLELIESDPVAWSDVTSFDLSEAANSPIKPAPVTLMRIQHNEGAMECQFNVSVVLDGKKNSCSSGEEEILSTSPSIAKFSTPPAILRKKKRLRVGQSPVNELNDGSYNDAVNVALKQTPVKTLPFSPSQFFNTCSGNEHFNLENPAFTSTPICGQKVLITTPLHKEMTPKDQKENAGFRTPTIRRSLLGTTPRTPTPFKNALAAQEKKYGPLKIVSQPLAFLEEDIREVLKEETGTDIFLKEEDESVYKSCKQEHTSAKKVRKSLVLDSWEKDELGAQLFTEENVLDVQSENIYTTSLLMIPLLEIHDNRCNLTLEKQATTSTNKTNAVIKKKLNSCTSKNVKMEKSLQSNCEWEAVVYGKTEDQLIMTEQARRYLSTYTASGSTSRALIL
- the MYBL1 gene encoding myb-related protein A isoform X1 is translated as MAKRPRSEEEDDDLQYADHDYEVPQQKGLKKICNRVKWTRDEDDKLKKLVEQNGTDDWTFIASHLQNRSDFQCQHRWQKVLNPELIKGPWTKEEDQRVIELVQKYGPKRWSLIAKHLKGRIGKQCRERWHNHLNPEVKKSSWTEEEDRIIYEAHKRLGNRWAEIAKLLPGRTDNSIKNHWNSTMRRKVEQEGYLQDGIKTEQPSSSKLQHKPCATAEHLQTQNQFYIPVQAQIPGYQYVSSEGSCIEHVSASSNFIQHPFVDDDPDKEKKIKELELLLMSAENEIRRKRVSSQAGSFSSWSGSFIMEDSMSNTLNSLGEQTNEFYSMDEAQGTAAQQNSPTKYLAVEANAVLSSLQTIPEFAETLELIESDPVAWSDVTSFDLSEAANSPIKPAPVTLMRIQHNEGAMECQFNVSVVLDGKKNSCSSGEEEILSTSPSIAKFSTPPAILRKKKRLRVGQSPVNELNDGSYNDAVNVALKQTPVKTLPFSPSQFFNTCSGNEHFNLENPAFTSTPICGQKVLITTPLHKEMTPKDQKENAGFRTPTIRRSLLGTTPRTPTPFKNALAAQEKKYGPLKIVSQPLAFLEEDIREVLKEETGTDIFLKEEDESVYKSCKQEHTSAKKVRKSLVLDSWEKDELGAQLFTEENVLDVQSENIYTTSLLMIPLLEIHDNRCNLTLEKQATTSTNKTNAVIKKKLNSCTSKNVKMEKSLQSNCEWEAVVYGKTEDQLIMTEQARRYLSTYTASGSTSRALIL
- the MYBL1 gene encoding myb-related protein A isoform X3 translates to MAKRPRSEEEDDDLQYADHDYEVPQQKGLKKICNRVKWTRDEDDKLKKLVEQNGTDDWTFIASHLQNRSDFQCQHRWQKVLNPELIKGPWTKEEDQRVIELVQKYGPKRWSLIAKHLKGRIGKQCRERWHNHLNPEVKKSSWTEEEDRIIYEAHKRLGNRWAEIAKLLPGRTDNSIKNHWNSTMRRKVEQEGYLQDGIKTEQPSSSKLQHKPCATAEHLQTQNQFYIPVQAQIPGYQYVSSEGSCIEHVSASSNFIQHPFVDDDPDKEKKIKELELLLMSAENEIRRKRVSSQAGSFSSWSGSFIMEDSMSNTLNSLGEQTNEFYSMDEAQGTAAQQNSPTKYLAVEANAVLSSLQTIPEFAETLELIESDPVAWSDVTSFDLSEAANSPIKPAPVTLMRIQHNEGAMECQFNVSVVLDGKKNSCSSGEEEILSTSPSIAKFSTPPAILRKKKRLRVGQSPVNELNDGSYNDAVNVALKQTPVKTLPFSPSQFFNTCSGNEHFNLENPAFTSTPICGQKVLITTPLHKEMTPKDQKENAGFRTPTIRRSLLGTTPRTPTPFKNALAAQEKKYGPLKIVSQPLAFLEEDIREVLKEETGTDIFLKEEDESVYKSCKQEHTSAKKVRKSLVLDSWEKDELGAQLFTEENVLDVQVLIFCLLDHWILG